Proteins from a genomic interval of Chanos chanos chromosome 3, fChaCha1.1, whole genome shotgun sequence:
- the LOC115808678 gene encoding guanine nucleotide-binding protein subunit alpha-14-like — translation MELCCMSEDDLARHRNHKQIERQLQIDKRESQRQLKLLLLGTGESGKSTFIKQMRIIHGSGYSDNDRRGFTKMVYQNIITSIHTMIKAMKTLGISYVDEKNERYAKMLEDVPAETMTTLEPKHVEAIKGVWSDHGIQQCYERRNQYQLSDSTKYYLTDLDRITAPSYVPTLQDILRVRVPTTGIIEYPFDLQNVIFRMVDVGGQRSERRKWIHCFENVTSIVFLVALSEYDQVLSESEHVNRMVESKALFKTIITYPWFQDSSIILFLNKTDLLQEKITKSHLADHFPEFKGPQNDADAAMKFVLKMYEEQNSDTKKPIYAHFTCATDTENIRFVFDAVKHTILRNTLNMFNLG, via the exons atggaattaTGTTGCATGTCTGAGGACGATTTGGCGCGACACAGGAACCACAAACAAATCGAACGACAACTTCAGATAGATAAGAGGGAGTCGCAACGACAGCTGAAATTGTTGCTTTTGG GGACTGGAGAAAGTGGAAAGAGCACCTTCATCAAGCAGATGAGAATCATTCATGGCTCAGGGTATTCAGACAATGACAGAAGAGGCTTCACAAAGATGGTCTATCAGAACATCATCACATCTATCCACACCATGATCAAAGCCATGAAAACTCTTGGGATTTCCTATgttgatgaaaaaaatgag agataTGCCAAAATGCTAGAGGATGTACCAGCAGAGACCATGACCACACTGGAGCCTAAGCATGTTGAGGCCATTAAGGGCGTGTGGAGTGATCACGGGATACAGCAGTGCTATGAGCGCAGGAATCAGTACCAGCTGTCTGACTCCACCAAATA TTACCTGACTGACCTGGACAGAATCACTGCCCCTTCCTATGTGCCAACTCTGCAGGATATTCTCAGAGTACGTGTGCCCACAACTGGAATCATTGAGTACCCCTTTGACCTCCAGAACGTCATATTCAG GATGGTGGATGTGGGAGGTCAGAGATCTGAGAGGAGAAAGTGGATccactgttttgaaaatgtcacatcCATCGTCTTTCTGGTTGCTCTGAGCGAGTATGACCAGGTTTTATCAGAAAGCGAACATGTG AATCGTATGGTGGAGAGCAAGGCCCTCTTCAAGACTATCATTACTTACCCATGGTTCCAGGACTCTTCCATCATTCTTTTCCTCAATAAGACAGACCTACTACAGGAGAAGATCACCAAGTCCCACCTTGCTGACCACTTTCCTGAGTTCAAAG gccCACAAAATGATGCAGATGCTGCAATGaagtttgtcttgaaaatgtaTGAGGAGCAGAACTCTGACACAAAAAAACCTATCTATGCGCACTTCACCTGtgccacagacacagaaaacattcgCTTTGTTTTTGATGCTGTCAAACATACCATCTTAAGGAACACCCTCAATATGTTCAACCTGGGTTAA